In Dysgonomonadaceae bacterium zrk40, one genomic interval encodes:
- a CDS encoding Eco57I restriction-modification methylase domain-containing protein, translated as MDSIKFFSELPFIVALKSFFNDLKVPMNYVADEPTTAKDILKDTYKDNDTFQLINDVYFVGMVDDAAFDGNQSLDVEKIKSDYDGILIFGITLKERPNGLFPTRSQLAEISRAFNREFYYTPVVVVFKYNDHLAFANTERLKYKQEWREGEKAGKVSLLRDVSINQPHSGHLRILRELKVPTTGTKRIDSFAALYLYWQEVFSVNVLNKKFYLELSNWYFWAIKHVIFPGKPTMEEAIKKNANIDDLILEHKAINVIRMLTRLLFVWFIKEKKLIPEELFELEVLQKKILKDISPYHEYGLFTERSVEGIYYKAILQNLFFATLNCPIKADNIDKRSRGFRNQDQNYGVTFLMRHEQYFKDKDAFLELVNSKVPFLNGGLFECLDERGVGEKKDERTWIDGFSDNLPKDQKLVVPDYLFFGLEEETDLSDVIGINDKKYKRAAVKGLINILKSYKFTITENTPIEEDVALDPELLGKVFENLLASYNPETKTTARKQTGSFYTPREIVSYMVDESLIAYLKNAIKEWNGLDDNSLDKALRSLISFDSKDYLLNNPDLKKEIISKLNTCTILDPACGSGAFPMGILQKMVHILQKLDPDNDTWKEVQLERAYEESKAAFEIEDKHTREERLLEINEVFDQNVNDPDYARKLYLIENCIYGVDIQPIAIQIAKLRFFISLVVEQRVNPNKVNFGIRPLPNLETKFVSANTLIGIEKPSAQLSLYDTKEVRILESELKKVRSKLFGAKSKETKLKHRKRDEELRNAIANELEKSGWKSDTAKKLASWDPYNQNASSNFFDPEWMFDIKDGFDVIIGNPPYINANELKKRLGEYDYEFLKSGFVSAKGTIDIYILFFEFGLRNLSEIGHLIYITPNRYLSASYGEALRGLIHDQYSIISISDFSSVKVFEAASTYPIVSLIGNSKQRRPISIKEFNDKFEINKEWENQFSDLNLLPGKIWGFLLNSKIDIVKIMISKDQSLSSCGIINATSTAKEADEYHDLINEKKGLKLINTGTIDRFLPLWGKSTLTDKGSTFLKPYLDIDSRKISMARKKLYQSPKIIFAKIGLRTEAFFDQNGEFASINTNCIHSFKTEYHPKYITLWVNSLLYQFLFSCFFEGLKMAGGYLLYSAPNLKSTYIKKPSHAETNVAINLYDFQIWCLQNNNSINIDTIIDGYFFNLYFPDHMNEREINIIEFVEQDIVEVMQGREFDKMNNEEKEKVIEQLSGKWNHPDNGINNRIKLFAVRSPEILRPILEG; from the coding sequence ATGGATAGCATTAAGTTTTTTAGCGAATTACCTTTTATAGTTGCACTAAAATCGTTTTTTAACGATTTAAAAGTTCCCATGAATTATGTGGCTGACGAGCCTACAACAGCTAAAGACATTCTTAAAGATACTTATAAGGATAATGATACTTTCCAGTTGATTAATGATGTTTATTTTGTTGGGATGGTCGATGATGCCGCATTTGATGGCAATCAATCACTCGATGTAGAGAAAATTAAATCAGACTACGACGGTATTCTGATTTTTGGTATTACGCTGAAAGAACGCCCCAATGGGTTATTTCCCACCCGTTCCCAATTGGCTGAAATATCAAGGGCTTTTAATCGTGAGTTTTATTATACACCTGTAGTAGTGGTATTCAAGTATAATGATCATTTAGCTTTTGCCAATACGGAGCGGTTGAAATATAAACAGGAATGGAGAGAAGGTGAAAAGGCTGGAAAAGTGAGCTTATTGAGAGATGTTAGTATTAATCAACCTCATTCCGGACATTTGCGTATTCTCCGAGAATTGAAGGTTCCAACTACAGGAACTAAACGAATTGATTCTTTTGCTGCATTGTACCTATATTGGCAGGAAGTTTTTAGTGTCAATGTTCTCAACAAGAAATTCTATCTGGAACTTTCCAACTGGTATTTCTGGGCTATAAAACATGTAATCTTTCCCGGAAAACCGACGATGGAAGAAGCCATAAAAAAGAATGCTAATATTGATGACTTAATTCTAGAACATAAAGCAATAAATGTGATTCGTATGCTTACACGTTTGCTTTTTGTTTGGTTTATAAAAGAAAAGAAACTGATACCCGAAGAGTTATTTGAGTTGGAGGTACTTCAGAAAAAAATCCTTAAAGACATATCTCCTTATCATGAATATGGACTCTTTACGGAAAGAAGTGTTGAAGGTATCTATTACAAAGCCATACTACAAAATCTTTTTTTCGCCACTTTAAACTGTCCTATCAAAGCGGATAATATTGACAAGAGAAGTCGAGGCTTCAGGAATCAGGATCAGAATTATGGCGTTACATTCTTGATGAGGCACGAACAGTATTTTAAAGATAAAGATGCATTTTTAGAACTCGTCAATAGCAAGGTTCCTTTCCTGAATGGTGGTTTATTTGAGTGTTTGGATGAAAGGGGAGTTGGCGAAAAAAAAGATGAACGGACCTGGATTGATGGTTTTTCTGATAACCTACCTAAAGATCAGAAGTTGGTAGTCCCGGATTATTTGTTTTTTGGTCTTGAAGAAGAAACCGATTTAAGTGATGTTATAGGTATAAATGACAAAAAATACAAACGTGCTGCGGTAAAAGGGTTGATCAATATTCTGAAATCCTATAAATTTACCATTACGGAAAACACTCCTATCGAAGAAGATGTGGCTCTTGATCCTGAATTATTAGGAAAAGTTTTCGAAAATTTACTAGCAAGCTATAATCCTGAAACAAAAACTACTGCTCGAAAACAAACAGGTTCATTCTATACACCACGAGAAATCGTTAGTTATATGGTAGATGAAAGTTTGATTGCATATCTCAAAAATGCGATTAAAGAATGGAATGGGCTGGATGATAATTCTTTGGATAAAGCACTCAGATCTCTTATTTCTTTTGATAGTAAAGATTATCTTCTAAATAATCCTGATTTAAAAAAAGAAATAATTTCCAAACTCAATACCTGTACTATACTTGATCCAGCCTGTGGTTCAGGAGCATTTCCAATGGGGATATTGCAGAAAATGGTACATATTCTACAAAAGCTTGATCCTGATAACGATACATGGAAAGAAGTGCAATTAGAAAGAGCATACGAAGAAAGCAAGGCTGCATTTGAAATAGAAGATAAGCACACTCGGGAAGAGCGTCTATTGGAAATAAATGAAGTTTTCGACCAAAACGTTAATGATCCTGATTATGCACGTAAATTATACTTGATAGAGAACTGTATTTATGGAGTAGATATACAACCCATAGCTATTCAGATTGCCAAGTTACGTTTCTTTATCTCTCTAGTTGTAGAACAACGAGTAAACCCCAATAAAGTAAATTTTGGCATACGCCCTTTGCCTAACTTAGAAACCAAATTTGTAAGCGCAAATACTTTAATAGGGATAGAAAAACCAAGCGCACAGCTAAGCTTATATGATACTAAAGAAGTGAGAATTCTGGAATCTGAACTTAAGAAAGTGCGTAGCAAACTTTTTGGAGCAAAAAGTAAGGAAACAAAGCTTAAGCATCGGAAACGTGATGAAGAACTTAGGAATGCGATTGCAAATGAACTGGAAAAAAGTGGATGGAAGAGTGATACTGCCAAAAAATTAGCTAGTTGGGATCCTTATAATCAAAATGCGTCTTCAAACTTTTTCGACCCGGAATGGATGTTTGATATTAAAGATGGTTTTGATGTGATAATCGGAAATCCACCTTATATTAATGCAAATGAATTGAAAAAGAGACTTGGAGAATATGATTACGAATTTTTAAAATCAGGTTTTGTTTCTGCGAAAGGTACAATAGATATATATATACTATTTTTCGAATTTGGACTAAGGAATTTAAGTGAAATTGGTCATTTGATTTATATTACACCAAATCGATATCTTTCTGCAAGTTATGGAGAAGCATTACGTGGATTGATTCATGACCAATATTCAATAATAAGTATCTCTGATTTTTCAAGTGTGAAAGTTTTTGAGGCGGCCTCAACATATCCAATAGTGTCTTTAATCGGAAACTCTAAGCAAAGAAGACCCATAAGTATCAAAGAATTTAATGATAAATTCGAGATAAATAAAGAATGGGAAAATCAGTTTTCTGACTTGAATCTTCTTCCAGGAAAAATTTGGGGATTTCTTCTAAACAGTAAAATTGATATTGTGAAAATAATGATTTCTAAGGACCAATCTTTATCTTCTTGCGGAATTATAAATGCAACTTCTACTGCAAAAGAAGCTGATGAGTACCATGATTTAATTAATGAAAAAAAAGGGCTTAAGTTAATTAATACTGGCACCATTGATCGATTTTTACCACTTTGGGGTAAAAGCACATTAACAGACAAAGGATCAACTTTTTTAAAACCTTATCTTGATATAGATAGCAGAAAGATCTCTATGGCAAGGAAAAAGCTTTATCAAAGTCCTAAAATTATATTCGCAAAGATTGGTTTGAGAACGGAAGCCTTCTTTGATCAAAATGGGGAGTTTGCTTCTATAAATACAAATTGTATTCATTCATTTAAAACAGAATATCATCCAAAATATATTACTCTTTGGGTGAATTCGCTTTTATATCAATTTTTATTTAGTTGTTTTTTTGAGGGTTTAAAAATGGCAGGGGGATATCTTTTATATTCAGCTCCAAATTTAAAAAGCACATACATAAAGAAACCCTCACATGCAGAAACAAATGTTGCTATAAATTTGTATGATTTTCAGATTTGGTGTCTTCAAAATAATAATTCTATTAATATTGATACAATAATTGATGGTTACTTCTTCAATCTCTACTTCCCAGACCATATGAACGAGCGAGAAATAAATATTATTGAATTTGTGGAACAGGACATTGTGGAGGTAATGCAAGGAAGGGAATTTGATAAAATGAATAATGAGGAAAAAGAAAAAGTAATAGAACAACTTTCTGGAAAATGGAATCATCCTGATAATGGGATTAATAATCGTATTAAACTATTTGCTGTACGTAGTCCAGAGATTTTAAGACCAATCTTGGAAGGATAA